AACTCTATACGAACAGGGATACGCTGTGCTAAACGAACCCAATTATAAGTAGGTTCTACATCCGCTAATAATTGTCCATCTGGTGTAGCATTACGATCCGTAATACCACGACTGATACCTTCAACACGTCCCTTTAATAACTTACTACCACTCATTAAGCGAATAGCTACTGGCATTCCAGCCTGAACACCTGGTAATTTGGTTTCCTCTAAATAAGCTTGTATATATAAAGAATCCTTCACCACAATCGCCATAGCCGCTTGGCCTTCTTTAATATAATTACCTTGCACCAATTGTAAGTTAGTAATTTGTCCAGAACGTGGAGCTTTAACAATACTTCGATCTAAATTAAGTTTGGCTAATTCAAGTTGTGCCAATGATTGATCATACTCACCTTTGGCAATAGCTGCTTCTATTTGAGCATTCTCTAATAATTCTGCACTAATTGCTTTTGAACCAAGTATACGACGGCGTTTCGCTTCATGTTGTTTTAAATACATTTGTTGTTTTTTAGTTTCAGCAATCGCTTTTGCCTGATCATAAGCCGCCTGATAACGATCTTTATCAATCGTCATCAATATATCACCTTCATTCACTTGCTGATTATCTTTAACTTTAAGTTCAATAACCCAACCTGCCACATCAGGCGCTATGGTTACAATATCTGCTCTAACTCTAGCATCTCTTGTCCATGGTGATAACATATAGAACCGCCATAACAAAATGGCCGCAATAATAGCAAGCACTACTACAAATAGAGTCACACCTACACGTATAACTGAACGCACACTTACCTCACCCTAAAAAAAGACGCCAACAATTAATGTCAGTATACAAAAAATCAATAAATATAATGCACAAATAAATAGCATTTCATGCCATATCCATCGGGGTAATGGGGTTTTTTGAATAAGCATTAACACACCTTTGGTAATAGGTAATGCTAATATTGCAAAAACTAGTAGCGGACTGATATAAATACCACCAATAGCCACCTCATGCAACCCCATAATTTTCTTCCTTTTGTCTAGATTGTTCTTGACTCCAAGCAGACCAAATTTGTTGTAACTGTTTAACAGATGACAATGCTAATAATGAATTAGTATCAACATCTTTTTTCCTAATAGCAGATTTAAGCTTCTCACTTGCCTCATCTAAAAGAGATGTATTAATACTATCAGGTTCTTTCTCAAATACTTTCACTAATACCGCTAAATAATCAGCTAAATCTGTACGTAATACTTTTTGCCCCACTAAACTACTACGTAGATTAAGTATCTCATCACCCATATCCATTACATGCAAGGCATC
This portion of the Entomomonas sp. E2T0 genome encodes:
- a CDS encoding efflux RND transporter periplasmic adaptor subunit; translated protein: MRSVIRVGVTLFVVVLAIIAAILLWRFYMLSPWTRDARVRADIVTIAPDVAGWVIELKVKDNQQVNEGDILMTIDKDRYQAAYDQAKAIAETKKQQMYLKQHEAKRRRILGSKAISAELLENAQIEAAIAKGEYDQSLAQLELAKLNLDRSIVKAPRSGQITNLQLVQGNYIKEGQAAMAIVVKDSLYIQAYLEETKLPGVQAGMPVAIRLMSGSKLLKGRVEGISRGITDRNATPDGQLLADVEPTYNWVRLAQRIPVRIEFDEIPEDIHLAAGMTASVRIGEPRFADLFILW
- a CDS encoding DUF1656 domain-containing protein codes for the protein MGLHEVAIGGIYISPLLVFAILALPITKGVLMLIQKTPLPRWIWHEMLFICALYLLIFCILTLIVGVFF